One part of the Luteibacter yeojuensis genome encodes these proteins:
- the ftsZ gene encoding cell division protein FtsZ: protein MFELIEKLAPNAVIKVIGVGGGGGNAVAHMVNSNIEGVEFVVANTDAQAMKSCASRTHLQLGGNVTKGLGAGANPEVGRQAALEDRERIEEMLEGADMVFITAGMGGGTGTGAAPVVAQLAKEKGILTVAVVTKPFPFEGRRRMQVALKGIEDLSQHVDSLITVPNEKLLSVLGREVTLLNAFKAANDVLQGAVQGIADLITAPGLINVDFADVRTVMSEMGMAMMGSGTARGDDRAQAAAESAINNPLLEDVNLSGACGILVNVTAGPNLTMREFDEIGRVIHDFASEDATVVIGTSLDPEMQDDVRVTVVATGLNRGVSAKQPIRQPVQQQVEMRQRPRPVVLRTGTGNEVVDYAQADVAPSVRSEPAPAQKTAEPAIDYLDIPAFLRRQAD, encoded by the coding sequence ATGTTTGAACTGATCGAAAAACTGGCACCGAATGCGGTCATCAAGGTCATCGGTGTGGGCGGTGGCGGCGGCAACGCCGTGGCTCACATGGTGAACTCCAATATCGAAGGCGTGGAATTCGTCGTCGCCAACACCGACGCGCAGGCCATGAAGAGCTGTGCCTCGCGCACGCACCTCCAGCTCGGCGGCAACGTCACCAAGGGCCTGGGCGCCGGCGCGAATCCGGAAGTGGGCCGTCAGGCCGCACTGGAAGACCGCGAGCGCATCGAGGAAATGCTCGAGGGCGCGGACATGGTCTTCATCACCGCCGGCATGGGCGGCGGCACGGGTACGGGCGCCGCGCCGGTCGTGGCGCAGCTGGCCAAGGAGAAGGGCATCCTCACCGTGGCGGTCGTCACCAAGCCGTTCCCGTTCGAGGGTCGCCGCCGCATGCAGGTGGCGCTCAAGGGCATCGAGGACCTCTCCCAGCACGTGGATTCGCTGATCACCGTCCCGAACGAGAAGCTGCTGTCGGTGCTCGGTCGCGAAGTGACCTTGCTGAACGCCTTCAAGGCCGCCAACGACGTGCTGCAGGGCGCCGTCCAGGGCATCGCCGACCTGATCACGGCCCCGGGTCTGATCAACGTCGACTTCGCCGACGTCCGCACCGTCATGAGCGAGATGGGCATGGCGATGATGGGTTCGGGCACGGCCCGCGGCGACGACCGTGCCCAGGCCGCCGCCGAGTCGGCGATCAACAACCCGCTGCTCGAAGACGTGAACCTGTCCGGCGCCTGCGGCATCCTGGTCAACGTCACCGCTGGCCCGAACCTTACGATGCGCGAGTTCGACGAGATCGGTCGCGTGATCCACGACTTCGCTTCCGAAGACGCGACCGTGGTGATCGGCACCTCGCTCGACCCGGAGATGCAGGACGACGTTCGCGTCACCGTGGTGGCCACCGGCCTCAACCGCGGCGTGTCGGCAAAGCAGCCGATCCGCCAGCCGGTCCAGCAACAGGTGGAGATGCGCCAGCGTCCGCGGCCGGTCGTGCTGCGCACGGGTACGGGCAACGAGGTGGTGGATTACGCGCAGGCCGACGTCGCGCCGTCCGTCCGCTCCGAACCCGCGCCGGCGCAGAAGACCGCCGAGCCGGCCATCGACTACCTGGATATTCCGGCCTTCCTGCGTCGCCAGGCCGACTGA
- a CDS encoding cell division protein FtsQ/DivIB, translated as MRGAAATRIVAWGIAITLVVLPVVGVMQGWFAAGRWPVTQLKVEAEFAHVSAEQIRSAVLPRLGKGFFATDLEDVRRSIGALPWVESVEVRKRWPDTLLLRVYERQPFARWNEHRLISRQGLVFDAPGADQMGDLPRLSGPDSRLAEVVSFYAQARKAFEGRAQLSIVGVSLSERGSWSVTTDSGAEIVIGDRDQADRRLARFLDVYPQLVAGRHGGFAYADLRYTNGFAIRWPETETTATPKVGS; from the coding sequence ATGAGGGGAGCCGCTGCCACGCGAATCGTCGCCTGGGGCATCGCCATCACGCTGGTGGTGCTGCCCGTGGTCGGCGTGATGCAAGGCTGGTTTGCGGCGGGCCGCTGGCCCGTGACGCAACTCAAGGTCGAGGCGGAGTTCGCGCACGTCAGTGCCGAACAGATCCGCAGCGCCGTGCTCCCGCGCCTTGGCAAGGGCTTCTTCGCCACCGACCTCGAAGACGTACGCCGTTCCATCGGCGCGCTGCCCTGGGTGGAATCGGTGGAAGTGCGCAAGCGCTGGCCGGATACGCTCCTGTTGCGCGTGTACGAAAGGCAACCGTTCGCGCGCTGGAACGAGCACAGGCTGATCAGTCGCCAGGGGCTCGTGTTCGATGCCCCGGGCGCCGACCAGATGGGCGACCTGCCGCGTCTCAGCGGACCGGATTCGCGGCTCGCCGAGGTGGTGAGTTTCTACGCGCAGGCGCGCAAGGCCTTCGAAGGCAGGGCGCAGCTCTCGATCGTCGGCGTCTCGCTGAGCGAGCGCGGCAGCTGGAGCGTCACCACGGACAGCGGCGCCGAGATCGTGATCGGCGACCGCGACCAGGCCGATCGCCGCCTCGCCCGCTTCCTCGACGTCTACCCGCAACTCGTCGCCGGTCGGCATGGCGGTTTCGCCTATGCCGATCTTCGTTACACCAACGGATTCGCCATCCGGTGGCCGGAAACCGAAACCACGGCCACGCCCAAGGTCGGAAGCTGA
- the lpxC gene encoding UDP-3-O-acyl-N-acetylglucosamine deacetylase, with product MIKQRTLKNIIRATGVGLHTGDKVYMTLRPAAPNTGIVFRRTDLNPPVELHSRPENVGDTRLSTTLMNGDVRVSTVEHLLSAMAGLGIDNAYVDLSAPEVPIMDGSAGPFVFLIQSAGIEEQDAAKRFIRIKKPVIVQDGDKWAKLEPFDGFKVGFSVEFDHPLFNKRNSQAEMDFSTTSFVKEVSRARTFGFMRDIEMLRERNLTLGGSMDNAVVLDDYRVLNEDGLRYDNEFVKHKILDAIGDIYMLGHSLIGAYSAHKSGHELNNKLLRSLMADVTAWEEVSFKDPAKAPISYAHPAQAV from the coding sequence ATGATCAAGCAGCGCACGCTAAAGAACATCATTCGCGCCACGGGCGTCGGCCTCCATACCGGCGACAAGGTGTACATGACGCTTCGTCCCGCGGCGCCGAATACGGGCATCGTATTCCGCCGTACCGATCTCAATCCGCCGGTCGAGTTGCACTCGCGCCCGGAGAACGTCGGCGACACGCGTCTTTCCACCACGCTGATGAATGGCGACGTCCGCGTTTCCACCGTCGAGCATCTGCTCTCGGCGATGGCCGGTCTCGGCATCGACAATGCGTACGTCGACCTGTCCGCGCCGGAAGTGCCCATCATGGACGGCAGCGCGGGTCCGTTCGTGTTCCTGATCCAGTCCGCCGGCATCGAGGAACAGGACGCCGCCAAGCGTTTCATCCGCATCAAGAAGCCGGTGATCGTGCAGGACGGCGACAAGTGGGCCAAGCTCGAACCGTTCGACGGTTTCAAGGTGGGTTTCTCGGTCGAGTTCGACCACCCGCTGTTCAACAAGCGCAACTCGCAGGCCGAGATGGATTTCTCGACCACGTCGTTCGTCAAGGAAGTCAGCCGCGCCCGCACGTTCGGCTTCATGCGCGACATCGAAATGCTCCGCGAGCGCAACCTCACGTTGGGCGGTTCGATGGACAACGCCGTGGTGCTCGATGACTATCGCGTGCTGAACGAAGACGGCCTCCGTTACGACAACGAGTTCGTCAAGCACAAGATCCTCGACGCCATAGGCGACATCTACATGCTGGGCCACAGCCTGATCGGCGCGTACTCCGCGCACAAGTCGGGCCACGAGCTCAACAACAAACTGCTGCGCAGCCTCATGGCCGACGTCACCGCGTGGGAAGAGGTCAGCTTCAAGGACCCGGCGAAGGCGCCCATTTCCTACGCCCATCCCGCCCAGGCCGTCTAA
- a CDS encoding DUF721 domain-containing protein, whose protein sequence is MPPPSSPSRRYTNGLKSVGEFGPVASLAQRARELDRLDRQLRATLPSPLCDQIRFADLRDGRLVFLAPSSAWASRVRLYQAQILDAARAIGASAHSVAVKVAPLPPEEVIPDRHKPLSASAARHLRVAAASLSDPTLRDLFLYLASQAENPD, encoded by the coding sequence ATGCCACCGCCGTCCAGCCCGTCCCGCCGCTACACCAACGGACTCAAGTCCGTCGGGGAGTTCGGGCCCGTCGCATCGCTGGCCCAAAGGGCCCGCGAACTCGACCGCCTGGACCGCCAGCTGCGCGCGACGCTGCCCTCGCCGTTATGCGACCAGATCCGCTTCGCGGACCTGCGCGACGGCAGGCTCGTCTTCCTTGCGCCCTCGTCGGCCTGGGCTTCGCGGGTGCGCCTTTACCAGGCGCAAATCCTCGACGCCGCTCGCGCCATCGGCGCGTCAGCCCACTCGGTTGCCGTGAAAGTGGCCCCCCTGCCGCCCGAGGAAGTCATCCCCGACCGGCACAAACCGCTTTCCGCCTCGGCGGCCCGCCATCTGCGGGTCGCTGCTGCGTCACTCTCCGACCCCACGTTGCGGGATCTGTTCCTTTACTTGGCCTCCCAGGCCGAAAATCCCGATTAA
- the ftsA gene encoding cell division protein FtsA, producing the protein MRNKNDKQLVVGLDIGTSKVVAIVGEYEPGEPIEVIGIGTHVSRGMKRGSVVDIESTVHSIQRAVEEAELMAGCDIRSVYASISGSHLETRNSHGTAAIRDREVMAADLEQVLEAASAVAIPADRKVLYKESQEYRIDGQDGIRHPVGMSGVRLEASVHLVTGAASSVQNISKCIQRCGLSVDELVPAAVASAKAVLTEDELELGVCLVDIGAGTTDIAIYTQGAIRYTKSLPVGGDQVTNDIAYGVHTPTAHAEEIKIKYACALAQLAHAEETIQVPSVGDRPPRRLARQALAQSVQARYEEIFEMVQDELRRSGYESLVAAGIVLTGGASRMEGALELAEEIFHKMVRIGVPQHVSGLGDVVSSELHSTGVGLLLHGSRSSGGVRHTGSAVGNVGSVVEKFRSWFTKNF; encoded by the coding sequence ATGAGAAACAAGAACGACAAACAGCTCGTCGTCGGCCTCGATATCGGCACCTCGAAGGTGGTCGCGATCGTCGGCGAATACGAACCCGGCGAACCGATCGAGGTCATCGGCATCGGCACGCACGTGTCGCGCGGCATGAAGCGCGGCTCGGTCGTCGACATCGAATCCACCGTGCACTCCATCCAGCGCGCGGTGGAGGAGGCCGAGCTGATGGCCGGCTGCGATATCCGCTCGGTCTACGCTTCCATCTCCGGCAGCCACCTCGAAACGCGCAACTCGCATGGCACCGCGGCCATCCGCGACCGCGAGGTGATGGCGGCCGACCTCGAGCAGGTGCTCGAGGCCGCCAGCGCGGTCGCCATCCCGGCGGATCGCAAGGTGCTCTACAAGGAGTCGCAGGAATACCGCATCGACGGCCAGGACGGCATCCGCCATCCGGTGGGCATGAGCGGCGTGCGCCTCGAGGCCAGCGTGCACCTCGTGACCGGTGCCGCGAGCTCGGTGCAGAACATTTCCAAGTGCATCCAGCGCTGCGGGCTCTCGGTCGACGAGCTGGTCCCCGCCGCCGTCGCCAGCGCGAAGGCCGTGCTCACCGAGGACGAGCTCGAACTCGGCGTGTGCCTGGTCGATATTGGCGCCGGCACCACGGACATCGCCATCTACACGCAGGGCGCGATCCGCTACACGAAGTCGCTCCCCGTCGGCGGCGATCAGGTCACCAACGACATCGCCTACGGCGTGCACACGCCCACGGCGCATGCGGAGGAGATCAAGATCAAGTACGCATGCGCGCTGGCCCAGCTGGCCCACGCGGAGGAAACCATCCAGGTACCCAGCGTGGGCGATCGCCCGCCGCGCCGCCTCGCGCGTCAGGCGCTGGCCCAGTCGGTGCAGGCACGCTACGAGGAGATCTTCGAGATGGTGCAGGACGAACTGCGCCGCTCCGGTTACGAGAGCCTCGTCGCGGCCGGCATCGTGCTGACCGGTGGCGCGTCGCGCATGGAAGGCGCGCTCGAACTGGCCGAGGAGATCTTCCACAAGATGGTCCGCATCGGCGTGCCGCAGCACGTGTCCGGCCTGGGCGACGTGGTTTCCAGCGAATTGCATTCGACCGGCGTGGGCCTGCTGCTGCACGGCTCGCGCTCGAGCGGCGGCGTGCGTCACACCGGCTCAGCCGTCGGAAACGTCGGCAGCGTCGTGGAGAAGTTCCGAAGCTGGTTCACCAAGAATTTCTGA